CGAGCAGACTGCCCATCCAGGTGTCCACGGACAACCGTTCGGATAGGATTGCCGGTAGAAACGCAAACACCGCGAAGTAGGCCGCCGCGAAGAAGGCGAATAGCCCGGCAAGGAGCCATGGCCCGCTAGCGGACAGTGTCAGCCGAACAACACGAGCGATGCTCCGCACGGGAACCATGCGGGCTGGAATGCCACGCGTTGCCGGCACCAGCAGAGCAGCATAGCCAATCAGCAGGGCTGCGTTCACCAGCCAGAAGCCGCGCCATCCCAAGGCGTCCAGCAGTGGCGCTGCAACCAATACCGCGGACATGCCAATCGGCATGAAGGTGCCCCACATGGCCATAGCCCGACTGTGGTCGCTGGATCGCGCGACCGCGATAATCAAGGTCGGTGCCGCTACACTCACCGCCAGGAACCCGACCCCCTCGACTGCGCGCATGGCCAGGAGTAGCGGCGCATCATTCGCCAGGGCGCCGATGGCGCTGCCTCCGCCCTGCAGGAGGAGTCCGCCGAGCGCCATGAACCGGGCGCCGACGTGATCCACCGCCACGCCGATGGTGATGCCCGTGAACGCGCCGACGACGGCGAACGCGGAGAGCAGCCAGGACGCGGTGCCGAGGTCGAGTGCGAGGTGGGCCTGGATGTCGGCGAGCGCGGCGGGCACCTTGCCGACTTGGCAGGCCGAAACCACGCCCGCCCCCACGATCAGCAGGATACTCGGCCAGCGAGCGCCATTCCGCGTGTGGAGAGCGTCCATCGCTTACCCCCCGGACGGTGTGCGCAGTCGCTCGCGGCCATGTGCCAACGCGATGGCGAGTGCGGCCACGTGGCGCCCCTGAAAGCGGGCGCCATCAAGTTCGTTGGCGCTTGGCCGGCGATCGCCGCCGTGGCCATCGTCGGCGAGCGTCGAGGCGCCGTAGGGCGACCCGCCGGTCACCTCGTCCATGCGCATTTGGCCCTTGAAGGTGTACGGCAGCCCAACAACCAGCATGCCCAGATGCAGCAGCACGATATGCATCGACAGGATCGTAGACTCCTGTCCGCCGTGCTGGCTGCCGGTCGAGGTGAACACGCTGCCGATCTTCCCGACGAGCTTGTCCTGGAACCATAGGCCGCCGGTCTGGTCCAGAAAGTTTTTCATCTGCGACGCCATGTTTCCGAAGCGCGTCGGCGTGCCGAAGATGATCGCGTCGTAGTCCGGCAGTTCGTTCACCGTGGCGACCGGCGTTGGGTCGGGCGCGTATCCTGCCGCCTGAGCGACCGCCTCTGGTACCAGTTCCGGAACCCGCTTCACCACGACCTCGGCGCCGGCTTCCCGGGCGCCCTCGGCGATCGCAGCGGCCATAGCCCCAATGTGGCCGTAAGAGGAATAGTACAGAACGAGGATCCTGCTCATGAACCTTCCTCACCTAATCGTTTCATTCAGTGGTGGGAAGCCATAGATGCCACCTCGACATGATGCGCGGAACTGTGAAAAGATTGCTGAGTTTAATCGATATGATTGATCATGCTGGACGCACTCACGCTCGACCAAATGCGCATCTTCGTCACGGTGGTGGAAGCCGGGAGCTTCCGTGCCGCGGCTGTCCGCCTGTCGCGCGTTCAATCAGCGGTGAGCCACGCGGTGGCCAATCTGGAGGCTGAGCTCGGACTTACCCTTTTCGACCGATCGGGCCACCGACCGGTGCTCACGCCGGGGGGGCGGGCATTGCTCGCCGACGCGCGTGCCATCCTGTTGAAGGTTGATGCCCTGCGGGCACGGGCGCGCGGCATGTGCGAAGGCGTTGAACTTTCGCTGTCGATCGCGGTGGATTGCTTGTTTCCACTAGCCGCGGTCGGCGCCGCCTTGAAAGAGCTACATGACGCTTACCCTGCGGTCGGCGTCGAAGTAGTCGTCGGGCCGCTCGGCGTACCGTTCTCCGCGCTGTACGAAGGGAAGGCCACAGTCGGGATCGTCGTTGGCGGCGATCTGCGTGATCCGCGAATCGAACTGGAGGCGCTGTCGTCGCTGTCGTTCGTCGCTGTGGTCGCAGCGGCACACCCCCTGGCGGCGCGGAGCCGCACTGGAGACGAAGTTACAGCGACGGAGCTGACTGACCACCTGCAGATCGTGCAGGCGGATCCGACCCCTCTGTCGGAGGGGCGCGACTTCGGCGTGCTGTCGCCCGGTACCTGGCGGGTCAGCGGTCAGGACACCAAACAGGCGCTGATCCTGGCGGGCGCCGGTTGGGGGCGGCTACCACGGTGGGCGGTGGAACGCGATCTTGCCGAAGGGCGCCTGGTGCGAGTGCGGGCTTCGGCACTTGGGCGCGACGGCGAGGCCGTTGTAGACGCATTCTTGGCACATCGGAACGACACCCCGTTTGGCCCTGCTGCCTGCGCCTTTCGTACGGCGCTGCGCCGCCATGCTCATAAGGAGCTCAGCCGAGCAATTCCCCCCACGCGCGAATAGTTGCGGGTCTGAAGCCGACCGATCCACAGCGCTGAAAGTGGATAATCTCACGGCTTGGCAGGGGAGTGCTGTTCGCCCGCGTGTCCCCTTTATGGTATGGCCCGCCCGTCCCAGCGCAGTGGCGATGAGACCTCTGTGGCAGGCAGGTTGATCTTGTCCCAGTTCGGTGGATGAGGCGGGGGATCAGTGGACAATGCTGACTCTGCAGACATCGAGTATGATCGGAATTGTTGCGAATTCCGTGCTTTGCGCGTTATGGGACTCCAATCGTTCCTCATCTAGGAGGAGTGATCAGAATACGCTCTAGCCTTTCAGTGGCATTTTGAACCTGAAGCAGGTGTCATTCGCGTCAGAGCGCACATCTATCCTGCCGTCATGGGCTTGGGCAATCTGAGACGCGATGTAGAGCCCCAGGCCCAGCCCCCGGCTCCCAGCCCTCGCCTCGCCCCGCTTGAAGGGCAGGAAGAGCTTGTCGATCTGCTCGGGCGGGATGGGCTGCCCCCCATTGGCCACGCCAATCGTCAGTTCGCCCTCTACGACGGCTCCCGTGATGCTGATCGCCATACTGTCGGCGCCATGGGTGATGGCGTTCGACAGCAGGTTCGACACCATCTGGGCGAGGCGAAGATGGTCCGCGGCGATGGTCGCGG
The Azospirillum sp. TSA2s DNA segment above includes these coding regions:
- a CDS encoding MFS transporter; amino-acid sequence: MDALHTRNGARWPSILLIVGAGVVSACQVGKVPAALADIQAHLALDLGTASWLLSAFAVVGAFTGITIGVAVDHVGARFMALGGLLLQGGGSAIGALANDAPLLLAMRAVEGVGFLAVSVAAPTLIIAVARSSDHSRAMAMWGTFMPIGMSAVLVAAPLLDALGWRGFWLVNAALLIGYAALLVPATRGIPARMVPVRSIARVVRLTLSASGPWLLAGLFAFFAAAYFAVFAFLPAILSERLSVDTWMGSLLAGVAVSVNALGNLACGALLSRGVAHRTILLLGFGAMAICSIGVLSGALSGALVYTASIVFSALAGLIPVALIHSAPRMAPRPELIGATIGFLMQGNNVGLVFGPAAAGALAVAHGWPTVSLLVVSLAAAASLLAISLHLQQCKARTRPSSVRHPAAVDEL
- the wrbA gene encoding NAD(P)H:quinone oxidoreductase, which codes for MSRILVLYYSSYGHIGAMAAAIAEGAREAGAEVVVKRVPELVPEAVAQAAGYAPDPTPVATVNELPDYDAIIFGTPTRFGNMASQMKNFLDQTGGLWFQDKLVGKIGSVFTSTGSQHGGQESTILSMHIVLLHLGMLVVGLPYTFKGQMRMDEVTGGSPYGASTLADDGHGGDRRPSANELDGARFQGRHVAALAIALAHGRERLRTPSGG
- a CDS encoding LysR family transcriptional regulator, translating into MLDALTLDQMRIFVTVVEAGSFRAAAVRLSRVQSAVSHAVANLEAELGLTLFDRSGHRPVLTPGGRALLADARAILLKVDALRARARGMCEGVELSLSIAVDCLFPLAAVGAALKELHDAYPAVGVEVVVGPLGVPFSALYEGKATVGIVVGGDLRDPRIELEALSSLSFVAVVAAAHPLAARSRTGDEVTATELTDHLQIVQADPTPLSEGRDFGVLSPGTWRVSGQDTKQALILAGAGWGRLPRWAVERDLAEGRLVRVRASALGRDGEAVVDAFLAHRNDTPFGPAACAFRTALRRHAHKELSRAIPPTRE